A single Sorex araneus isolate mSorAra2 chromosome 8, mSorAra2.pri, whole genome shotgun sequence DNA region contains:
- the CLEC11A gene encoding C-type lectin domain family 11 member A isoform X2 has translation MNTARFLATLVFPQLLGFSWVVWGVQREWEGAWGGAQEEEQEREALMLKHLQEALGLAIGKEEENSPGTSESKAAWENQDGHGEPEEDAAPTSSSSPSPSPTPEDAITYILGRLTGLDTGLHQLHVRLHTLDTRMVELTRGLRQLRESAGDIRDAVQSLQEAQSRAEREHGRLEGCLKGLRLGHKCFLLSRDFEAQAAAQARCVARGGSLAQPADRSQMEALARYLRAALAPYNWPVWLGVHDRRAEGLYLFENGQRVSFFAWHRAQHPESDAGPSATLHPLSPNQPNGGELENCVAQASDDGSWWDHDCDRRLYYVCEFPF, from the exons ATGAACACAGCCCGGTTCCTCGCGACCCTGGTGTTCCCCCAGCTCTTGGGTTTCAGCTGGGTTGTCTGGGGAGTccagagggagtgggagggggcctggggtggcgcccaggaggaggagcaggagagggaaGCCCTGATGCTGAAG cactTACAGGAGGCCCTTGGGCTGGCCAttggaaaggaggaggaaaattCCCCAGGAACCTCAGAGAGCAAAGCGGCCTGGGAGAACCAGGACGGCCACGGAGAGCCTGAGGAGGATGCAGCTCCAACCTCTTCTTCCAGTCCCagtccctctcccacccccgaGGACGCCATCACTTATATCC TGGGGCGCTTGACCGGCCTAGACACAGGCCTGCACCAGCTGCACGTCCGTCTGCACACGTTGGACACTCGCATGGTCGAGCTGACCCGGGGGCTGCGGCAGCTGCGGGAGTCGGCGGGTGACATCCGCGACGCAGTACAAAGCCTGCAGGAGGCGCAGAGCCGCGCTGAGCGCGAACACGGCCGCCTGGAGG GCTGCCTGAAGGGACTGCGCCTGGGTCACAAGTGTTTCTTGCTCTCGCGCGACTTCGAAGCGCAGGCGGCGGCGCAGGCGCGGTGCGTGGCGCGCGGCGGGAGTCTGGCGCAGCCTGCCGACCGCTCGCAGATGGAGGCGCTGGCCCGCTACCTGCGCGCGGCGCTCGCGCCCTACAACTGGCCGGTGTGGCTCGGCGTGCACGACCGGCGCGCCGAGGGCCTCTACCTCTTCGAGAACGGACAGCGTGTGTCCTTCTTCGCCTGGCATCGCGCGCAGCACCCCGAGTCCGACGCCGGGCCCAGCGCCACGCTGCACCCGCTCAGCCCCAACCAGCCCAACGGCGGCGAGCTGGAGAACTGCGTGGCGCAGGCCTCGGACGACGGCTCGTGGTGGGACCACGACTGCGATCGGCGCCTCTACTACGTCTGCGAGTTCCCCTTCTAG
- the CLEC11A gene encoding C-type lectin domain family 11 member A isoform X1: MEAGGGEPRRSREPGGGARAGERGRERPESGLGGGSRGGAPAGAEGVGPGRGRGALSRQGRIGGVGQRGADPGRLEHLQEALGLAIGKEEENSPGTSESKAAWENQDGHGEPEEDAAPTSSSSPSPSPTPEDAITYILGRLTGLDTGLHQLHVRLHTLDTRMVELTRGLRQLRESAGDIRDAVQSLQEAQSRAEREHGRLEGCLKGLRLGHKCFLLSRDFEAQAAAQARCVARGGSLAQPADRSQMEALARYLRAALAPYNWPVWLGVHDRRAEGLYLFENGQRVSFFAWHRAQHPESDAGPSATLHPLSPNQPNGGELENCVAQASDDGSWWDHDCDRRLYYVCEFPF; encoded by the exons atggaggcgggagggggggagccCCGCCGGAGCCGGGAACCGGGTGGGGGAGCCCGGGCCGGAGAGAGGGGGCGGGAGCGCCCAGAGAGCGGACTCGGGGGCGGGAGCCGAGGGGGCGCGCCGGCCGGTGCGGAGGGAGTGGGGCCCGGGCGGGGACGCGGGGCGCTCTCCAGGCAGGGGCGGATCGGCGGGGTCGGGCAGAGGGGCgcagacccgggtcggctggaG cactTACAGGAGGCCCTTGGGCTGGCCAttggaaaggaggaggaaaattCCCCAGGAACCTCAGAGAGCAAAGCGGCCTGGGAGAACCAGGACGGCCACGGAGAGCCTGAGGAGGATGCAGCTCCAACCTCTTCTTCCAGTCCCagtccctctcccacccccgaGGACGCCATCACTTATATCC TGGGGCGCTTGACCGGCCTAGACACAGGCCTGCACCAGCTGCACGTCCGTCTGCACACGTTGGACACTCGCATGGTCGAGCTGACCCGGGGGCTGCGGCAGCTGCGGGAGTCGGCGGGTGACATCCGCGACGCAGTACAAAGCCTGCAGGAGGCGCAGAGCCGCGCTGAGCGCGAACACGGCCGCCTGGAGG GCTGCCTGAAGGGACTGCGCCTGGGTCACAAGTGTTTCTTGCTCTCGCGCGACTTCGAAGCGCAGGCGGCGGCGCAGGCGCGGTGCGTGGCGCGCGGCGGGAGTCTGGCGCAGCCTGCCGACCGCTCGCAGATGGAGGCGCTGGCCCGCTACCTGCGCGCGGCGCTCGCGCCCTACAACTGGCCGGTGTGGCTCGGCGTGCACGACCGGCGCGCCGAGGGCCTCTACCTCTTCGAGAACGGACAGCGTGTGTCCTTCTTCGCCTGGCATCGCGCGCAGCACCCCGAGTCCGACGCCGGGCCCAGCGCCACGCTGCACCCGCTCAGCCCCAACCAGCCCAACGGCGGCGAGCTGGAGAACTGCGTGGCGCAGGCCTCGGACGACGGCTCGTGGTGGGACCACGACTGCGATCGGCGCCTCTACTACGTCTGCGAGTTCCCCTTCTAG